One part of the Dehalobacter sp. genome encodes these proteins:
- a CDS encoding GNAT family N-acetyltransferase, whose protein sequence is MIHNYTIRKAEYKDIPDLSDLLTVLFSIEQDFEPNDERQQSGLKMMLNDSMNRCVMVAELGKKIVGMVTCQLLISTAEGGQVAVIEDLIVNREYQGNGIGKQLLSSIEDWAVEKGATRLQLLADKTNTPALNFYKKIGWDHTQLICLRRKH, encoded by the coding sequence ATGATACATAACTACACAATCAGAAAAGCGGAATATAAGGATATCCCTGATCTTAGTGACTTATTGACCGTCCTGTTCTCTATAGAACAAGATTTTGAACCGAATGATGAAAGACAACAAAGCGGCTTAAAAATGATGCTGAATGACAGCATGAACCGCTGTGTTATGGTTGCCGAACTGGGCAAAAAAATCGTTGGCATGGTTACATGCCAACTGCTGATATCAACTGCCGAGGGCGGACAAGTTGCCGTAATTGAAGATTTAATTGTCAACCGGGAATACCAGGGGAATGGGATTGGGAAACAACTGCTTTCTTCAATTGAAGATTGGGCAGTCGAAAAGGGTGCCACTCGTTTGCAGTTACTGGCTGACAAAACCAATACACCAGCTTTGAACTTCTATAAAAAAATCGGTTGGGACCACACCCAATTGATATGTCTGCGCAGAAAGCATTAA
- a CDS encoding aminotransferase class I/II-fold pyridoxal phosphate-dependent enzyme: MQLASQDRAPIYEALQKYKAMRIVPFDVPGHKQGRGNPELREFLGEKCLSVDVNAMKPLDNLGHPVSVIKEAEELAADAFGACHAFFMVNGTTSAVQAMIMSVCKRGDKIIMPRNVHKSAINALIISGAVPVYVNPGVNNTLGIPLGMSISDVQKAMEQHPDAKAIFVNNPTYYGICSDLKTITELAHQNGMFVLADEAHGTHFYFGENLPLNAMAAGADMAAVSMHKTGGSLSQSSFLLIGSRLNIGHVRQIINLTQTTSASYLLLSSLDISRRNLALDGKNIFAKVVSLADYGRDEINKISGYYAFSKELINGDSVFDFDTTKLVVHTRDIGLAGVEVYDILRDHYDIQIEFGDIGNILAIISVGDRALALERLVSSLSEIKRLYMRDKTGMFDHEYITPDVAMAPQQAFYSNQHSLPIRQSAGQISGEFVMAYPPGIPILAPGERITEEIIDYIVYAKSKGSFLTGTEDMFIENIRVVGE, translated from the coding sequence ATGCAGTTAGCTTCTCAGGACAGAGCGCCTATTTATGAAGCCCTTCAGAAATATAAAGCGATGCGGATCGTGCCATTTGATGTACCGGGACATAAGCAAGGGAGAGGTAATCCGGAGCTAAGGGAGTTTCTCGGGGAAAAATGTCTTTCCGTTGATGTTAATGCCATGAAACCCCTGGATAATCTAGGACATCCTGTTTCGGTCATTAAAGAAGCGGAGGAGCTTGCTGCGGATGCTTTTGGCGCCTGCCATGCGTTTTTCATGGTTAATGGAACAACTTCGGCAGTCCAGGCGATGATCATGAGTGTCTGCAAAAGAGGCGATAAGATCATTATGCCGCGCAATGTCCATAAAAGTGCCATTAATGCGCTGATTATCAGCGGGGCGGTCCCGGTATACGTAAATCCCGGAGTCAATAACACGCTCGGCATACCTCTGGGGATGTCCATCAGTGATGTACAAAAAGCGATGGAGCAGCACCCGGATGCCAAGGCGATTTTCGTTAATAACCCAACCTATTATGGCATATGCTCAGACCTGAAGACCATCACCGAGCTTGCCCATCAAAATGGCATGTTTGTACTGGCTGATGAAGCACACGGGACCCATTTTTACTTTGGGGAAAACCTGCCGTTGAATGCGATGGCGGCCGGAGCGGATATGGCGGCGGTCAGTATGCATAAAACCGGCGGAAGCTTAAGTCAAAGTTCTTTCTTGCTGATCGGCAGCCGTTTGAATATTGGACATGTCCGGCAGATTATCAACCTGACTCAGACGACCAGCGCTTCTTACCTGCTTTTATCTTCTTTGGATATCTCCAGGCGTAATCTGGCGCTTGACGGGAAAAATATCTTTGCCAAGGTCGTTTCCTTAGCGGACTATGGACGGGATGAAATCAATAAAATTAGCGGATATTATGCTTTCTCGAAAGAATTAATCAATGGTGATTCGGTTTTTGATTTTGATACGACGAAGCTTGTTGTACATACCCGCGATATCGGGTTAGCCGGAGTTGAGGTTTATGATATACTCCGCGATCATTATGATATTCAGATCGAATTTGGTGACATCGGAAATATTTTAGCGATTATCTCTGTCGGTGACAGAGCGCTGGCTCTGGAACGCTTGGTTTCATCTTTGTCGGAGATTAAGAGGCTTTATATGCGGGATAAAACAGGTATGTTTGATCACGAGTACATTACGCCTGATGTTGCGATGGCTCCGCAGCAGGCTTTTTATTCCAACCAGCATTCTCTTCCTATCCGCCAAAGTGCAGGTCAAATCAGCGGTGAGTTTGTGATGGCCTATCCGCCGGGGATTCCGATTCTCGCACCGGGAGAACGGATTACTGAGGAAATTATTGATTACATTGTCTATGCCAAGAGCAAAGGAAGTTTTCTCACCGGGACGGAAGATATGTTTATTGAAAATATCAGGGTTGTGGGGGAATAA
- the speE gene encoding polyamine aminopropyltransferase, translating into MELWYTEQHTQNVRFTIKVDEQLYTGQSEYQRIDVFKSKEFGTFLTLDGLMMVTEKDEFIYHDMIVHVPMATNPGIKNVMVIGAGDGGTVRELARYKTIENIDMVEIDKMVVDVCRKYLPQTACKLDDPRVHLHYEDGLRFVRSRENTYDLIIVDSTDPFGPGEGLFTREFYGNCFKALKEEGILVNQHESPYYNAYAQAMQRAHKRIREYFPICKVYQAHIPTYPSGHWLFGFASKKYDPVMDVKEEVWNQLGLKTRYYNTDIHKGSFALPTYVKNLLTDTVE; encoded by the coding sequence ATGGAACTATGGTATACGGAACAGCATACCCAAAATGTTCGCTTTACCATCAAAGTCGACGAGCAGCTCTACACTGGACAGAGTGAATACCAACGAATTGACGTCTTTAAGTCCAAGGAGTTCGGAACGTTCTTAACTTTGGACGGACTGATGATGGTGACAGAAAAGGATGAGTTTATTTATCATGATATGATTGTGCATGTCCCTATGGCAACGAATCCCGGGATTAAGAACGTCATGGTTATTGGTGCCGGAGACGGCGGTACCGTTAGGGAGCTCGCCCGTTATAAAACCATTGAGAACATCGATATGGTGGAAATCGATAAAATGGTGGTCGATGTTTGCCGGAAATATTTGCCTCAGACAGCTTGCAAGCTTGACGATCCGCGGGTGCATCTTCATTATGAAGACGGCCTGAGATTTGTACGCTCCAGGGAAAATACCTATGACCTTATCATTGTTGATTCCACCGACCCATTCGGTCCGGGGGAAGGGCTCTTTACCAGAGAGTTCTATGGCAACTGCTTTAAAGCTTTGAAAGAAGAAGGCATCCTGGTCAATCAGCATGAAAGTCCTTATTATAATGCGTATGCGCAAGCCATGCAAAGGGCCCATAAACGCATCCGGGAATATTTCCCGATTTGTAAGGTCTACCAGGCCCATATTCCGACCTATCCTTCAGGTCACTGGTTATTCGGTTTTGCTTCAAAAAAGTATGACCCGGTAATGGATGTCAAAGAAGAGGTCTGGAATCAGCTTGGGTTAAAAACCCGGTATTATAATACGGATATACACAAAGGAAGCTTTGCCCTTCCGACGTATGTGAAGAACCTCTTGACAGATACCGTGGAGTAA
- a CDS encoding diguanylate cyclase, which produces MDKINWYKDNWRQKLFLFNACIIGAFVIVYLFIGDNDKLFFWLPIIIILFIFSFTLNVGMHKEIHKKRMVENALKQSEALYRGVINNAAAGIALLNQDGHYHYVNATLCRMTGFSQEELIRLTFFDSIVPEDRQESIIHCREVWEGKYAWKKCEKQFQCKDGQSLWAEINLSTVRDSGDNVVHLIMIVLDITVRKKLEKELLHQATTDYLTGIDNRLAFMQKAQEEFSRSERYKRSFTMLLIDIDKFKSVNDQYGHLVGDRVLKEVVKAFKLVLREMDILARIGGEEFAVIPVESDLMMAQTVAERIQQKVLDVVIEMENNEKIQVSVSIGIAEKKELDLSVDDIFKRADDALYEAKNTGRNRIVVGSELVEDMGVCYGNS; this is translated from the coding sequence ATGGACAAGATCAATTGGTATAAGGATAATTGGAGACAAAAACTTTTTCTGTTTAATGCCTGTATAATCGGAGCTTTTGTTATTGTCTATTTGTTTATTGGGGATAATGATAAGCTTTTCTTTTGGCTGCCAATCATTATTATTTTGTTTATATTCTCCTTTACTTTAAATGTGGGGATGCATAAGGAGATTCATAAAAAACGAATGGTTGAAAATGCCCTGAAGCAAAGTGAAGCGTTGTACCGTGGGGTAATAAATAATGCAGCCGCAGGAATTGCCTTGCTGAACCAGGATGGGCATTATCATTACGTAAATGCGACCCTGTGCCGGATGACTGGTTTCTCACAGGAAGAGTTAATAAGGTTAACCTTTTTTGATTCGATTGTGCCTGAGGACCGGCAGGAGAGCATCATACATTGCCGGGAAGTATGGGAAGGCAAATACGCGTGGAAGAAATGTGAGAAACAATTCCAATGCAAAGACGGACAGTCTTTATGGGCCGAAATCAATTTATCCACAGTTCGTGACAGCGGGGACAATGTCGTTCATCTAATCATGATTGTTCTGGACATAACTGTCAGGAAAAAGTTGGAAAAGGAATTGCTGCACCAGGCAACCACAGACTATCTGACAGGCATTGATAACAGGCTTGCCTTTATGCAAAAAGCGCAGGAGGAATTTTCGCGCTCGGAGAGATATAAGCGGAGTTTTACGATGCTTTTGATTGACATTGATAAATTTAAAAGTGTGAACGATCAGTATGGACATCTGGTCGGTGATCGGGTGCTAAAAGAGGTCGTCAAGGCTTTTAAGCTGGTTTTGCGTGAGATGGATATCCTGGCGCGGATCGGGGGAGAGGAATTCGCGGTAATTCCAGTAGAATCTGACCTTATGATGGCCCAAACTGTAGCCGAGAGAATCCAGCAGAAAGTCCTTGATGTCGTCATAGAAATGGAAAATAACGAAAAGATCCAGGTTTCTGTCAGCATCGGAATTGCTGAAAAGAAAGAACTGGACCTGAGTGTTGATGATATCTTTAAAAGAGCGGATGATGCACTTTACGAGGCTAAAAATACAGGCCGAAACAGGATTGTCGTAGGAAGCGAATTAGTTGAAGATATGGGAGTCTGTTATGGTAATTCATGA
- a CDS encoding cyclase family protein, giving the protein MVIHDITIPLFPGMVSYPGDPPFQSEPVYSLDKDGYRLSMLSMGSHCGTHLDAPSHCLTGGESVDRIPLELLIGAARVIEVAVAGSILSDHLIPKGIREGDRILFKTRNSDLLKDNAFQPEYTYLSSEAAEYLAAKKVQLVGIDYLSIDDSTSSAYSSHTILLSGNSAVLEGLDLSEVSEGDYFLVALPLKIRDCDGSPVRAVLIEGMNP; this is encoded by the coding sequence ATGGTAATTCATGATATAACGATCCCGCTTTTTCCGGGAATGGTTTCTTATCCCGGGGATCCGCCGTTTCAATCAGAACCGGTGTATTCCCTAGACAAGGATGGATATCGTCTTTCGATGCTTTCGATGGGCTCCCATTGTGGAACCCATCTTGATGCACCGTCTCATTGCCTGACAGGAGGAGAATCTGTTGACAGGATTCCTCTGGAGTTGCTTATCGGAGCTGCCAGGGTAATTGAAGTGGCGGTTGCGGGGAGTATCCTGTCTGACCATCTGATCCCCAAAGGAATCCGTGAAGGGGACAGGATCTTGTTCAAAACCCGGAACTCAGACCTTTTAAAGGACAATGCGTTTCAGCCGGAGTATACATATCTTTCTTCCGAAGCCGCTGAATACCTTGCAGCAAAAAAGGTACAATTGGTTGGGATCGATTACTTGTCCATTGATGATTCTACGAGCAGCGCTTATTCAAGTCATACCATTCTGCTTTCCGGAAACAGTGCAGTATTAGAAGGACTAGACTTATCGGAAGTTAGTGAGGGAGATTACTTTCTTGTTGCACTGCCTCTAAAAATAAGAGACTGCGACGGCAGTCCCGTAAGAGCGGTTTTAATTGAAGGAATGAATCCATAA
- a CDS encoding metalloregulator ArsR/SmtB family transcription factor → MSVFHAPAPEQPQKHIPGIELSLELADFYKVFADFSRIRILFALLDNELYVNELAEILSMSQSAVSHQLRILRQYKLVKVRRAGKTSVYSLSDDHVYRILTQGLEHLSP, encoded by the coding sequence ATGTCTGTATTTCACGCCCCTGCCCCGGAACAGCCCCAAAAACATATTCCAGGTATAGAACTATCCCTGGAACTGGCAGACTTTTATAAGGTATTTGCGGATTTCTCCAGAATACGTATCCTTTTTGCACTACTAGATAATGAGCTGTATGTGAATGAACTGGCAGAAATTTTAAGTATGAGCCAATCGGCCGTCTCCCACCAATTAAGAATTCTCCGGCAATATAAATTAGTCAAGGTACGCCGGGCCGGTAAGACAAGTGTTTATTCTTTGAGTGACGATCATGTTTATCGGATACTGACCCAGGGGCTCGAACATCTTTCTCCCTGA
- a CDS encoding GerAB/ArcD/ProY family transporter — protein MKNTKQFSTVSIAAAFIGTIVGAGFATGQEVLQFFTVFGTKGFAGIAVCTVLFCYFGILIMRISREQNADSHLELVRFTFGKPLGILMDWFITLSFLGVLIVMAAGSGAVVEEQLGFSPLLGSITVILLAFLTVISGVRNVIRAIGFVVPFLLLAVFSVAIISIVLDPITPSKIALLGSLESPTASHWPTAAILYVSYNIVLSVAILSPLGVEGRSKKSLVWGGLLGGLGLGAGILAINLAIICGSPEILPFQVPMVFLATRLNPLVGYAYGLILLLEIYTTAVSILYGFTARIAYDNKQRILGASLASIGAIIAARYGFSAAVSAIYPLIGFAGLIFLGGLLFTQFRDSFNSLFKPGRFK, from the coding sequence ATGAAAAATACAAAACAGTTTTCCACAGTTTCAATTGCAGCCGCCTTCATCGGAACAATTGTCGGAGCAGGGTTTGCGACCGGACAGGAGGTTCTCCAATTTTTTACTGTATTTGGAACGAAAGGTTTTGCCGGTATCGCCGTGTGCACTGTCTTGTTTTGTTATTTCGGGATTCTCATCATGCGGATATCCAGAGAACAAAATGCCGATTCGCACCTGGAACTGGTCAGATTCACATTTGGGAAGCCTCTTGGCATTTTGATGGATTGGTTTATTACCTTGAGCTTCTTGGGTGTCCTGATCGTCATGGCGGCAGGATCCGGCGCTGTCGTTGAAGAGCAGCTTGGTTTTTCCCCGCTTCTGGGCAGTATTACCGTTATTCTGCTTGCGTTTCTCACCGTCATTTCCGGGGTCAGAAACGTCATACGCGCCATTGGTTTTGTCGTACCTTTTCTGCTCCTTGCCGTCTTCAGTGTTGCCATAATCTCGATTGTCCTCGATCCAATCACACCATCCAAAATTGCACTGCTTGGATCGTTAGAATCTCCGACAGCATCCCATTGGCCCACGGCAGCCATACTCTATGTTTCTTACAATATTGTACTGTCTGTGGCTATCCTGTCTCCCTTAGGTGTGGAAGGCCGGAGTAAAAAGAGTCTTGTTTGGGGTGGCCTGCTGGGTGGTCTAGGGTTGGGTGCTGGGATTCTGGCAATTAATCTGGCAATCATCTGCGGGTCTCCGGAAATTCTTCCTTTTCAGGTTCCCATGGTATTTCTCGCTACCAGACTGAATCCCCTGGTAGGCTATGCTTACGGGCTCATTTTGCTTTTGGAGATCTATACCACTGCCGTAAGCATTCTCTACGGCTTTACAGCCAGGATCGCCTACGACAACAAGCAAAGGATTCTTGGCGCGAGCCTTGCTTCCATCGGTGCAATTATCGCTGCCCGGTACGGTTTTTCCGCGGCAGTCTCTGCCATATATCCTTTGATCGGATTTGCTGGGCTGATTTTCCTCGGAGGGCTGTTGTTTACGCAGTTCAGGGATAGCTTCAACAGTTTATTCAAACCAGGAAGATTCAAATGA
- a CDS encoding putative sporulation protein YtxC, with protein sequence MNDYYLEVGTSDYKEELSQAVHDLYHKDGLPIEISEVCREPNYLVSFIYANLKGKNVRNELTVKIVQYYIAHALGSVVLQGWEERYIRKKLKNDYNMFGSEMDEAYPKVAGYLNDQAETGFLRLRNRILVKSILEFLNDHQRIDLEGFMNFRSGQYKRELKKQIARAVNVYALQQEHESFVRLLKRFFESQRDNKNTMHMVINHKDEVSFYDDKHSVLINSGAESEDHPISVLLKRSPNHLIVHVAAEKQSGIAQIVQEVFGDKMTYCRGCSLCKEN encoded by the coding sequence TTGAATGATTATTATTTGGAAGTTGGAACTTCTGATTATAAAGAAGAGCTTTCTCAAGCAGTGCACGATTTGTACCATAAAGACGGGCTGCCGATTGAAATATCTGAAGTCTGCCGTGAGCCAAACTATCTGGTCAGCTTCATTTATGCTAATTTGAAAGGAAAAAATGTCCGGAATGAGCTTACCGTCAAAATCGTTCAGTACTATATTGCCCATGCGCTGGGAAGCGTTGTTCTTCAGGGATGGGAAGAACGTTATATCAGAAAAAAATTAAAAAATGACTACAACATGTTCGGGAGCGAAATGGACGAGGCTTATCCAAAGGTTGCCGGATATCTGAATGACCAGGCAGAGACTGGTTTTCTTCGGCTTAGAAACAGAATCCTGGTAAAGTCCATTCTGGAATTTTTGAATGACCATCAAAGAATTGATCTGGAAGGATTTATGAATTTCAGATCGGGTCAATATAAGAGAGAATTAAAGAAACAGATTGCGCGTGCTGTGAATGTTTATGCCCTTCAGCAGGAGCATGAAAGCTTTGTACGACTCCTGAAAAGATTTTTTGAATCCCAGCGGGATAACAAAAATACGATGCATATGGTCATCAATCACAAAGATGAAGTGTCATTTTACGATGACAAGCATTCCGTTCTGATAAATTCCGGTGCTGAAAGCGAAGATCACCCCATCAGTGTTTTGCTGAAACGTTCTCCGAATCACCTGATCGTTCATGTTGCAGCAGAAAAACAGTCTGGAATCGCCCAGATTGTTCAGGAAGTTTTTGGTGATAAGATGACCTATTGCAGGGGATGCAGCCTATGTAAAGAGAACTGA
- the thrS gene encoding threonine--tRNA ligase: MLNVTLKDGSVRQVEQGSTVLELAASISQGLARVAVAGKVDGEVKDLSFPIEEHANVEILTLDNEEGLEVMRHSASHLLAQAVKNLFPGTILGIGPAIANGFYYDFDSEYTFTPEDLGKIEEEMRKLAKNDYQFERREVTREEAIDYFQNKGEKYKVELINDLPKDARISMYTQGDFTDLCAGPHVPGTKVLKAFKLQSLAGAYWRGSEKNKMLQRIYGLAFAKTSDLEDYLFKLEEAKRRDHRKLGMELDLFSLHDEGPGFPFFHPKGMVLRNTLEDFWRREHQKRGYVEIRTPIILNTALWQQSGHWDHYKENMYFTKIDNEDYAVKPMNCPGGMIMYKTKLRSYRDLPIRCGELGLVHRHELSGALHGLLRVRNFTQDDAHIFMLPSQIKDEIIGVINLVDYFYKIFGFAYHVELSTRPEDSMGSDQDWEMATNALRDALEAKGMDYKINPGDGAFYGPKIDFHLKDCLDRTWQCGTIQLDFQMPERFDLTYIGEDGDKHRPVMIHRVVYGSIERFIALLTEQYAGAFPVWLSPEQVRILPISDKHSAYAEKVKGLLMDRDIRTALDERREKINYKIREVQTDKIPFALVVGDKEAEEGTVSVRRYGEQKTSVMELEDFISLIQDEISTKKISAGNQA, from the coding sequence ATGCTAAATGTAACCTTAAAGGATGGTTCGGTTCGTCAAGTGGAACAGGGTTCAACGGTTCTGGAATTGGCTGCTTCTATTTCTCAGGGTCTGGCCAGGGTTGCTGTTGCAGGCAAGGTGGACGGGGAGGTCAAAGACCTCTCGTTTCCGATAGAAGAGCATGCTAACGTAGAAATACTTACGCTTGATAATGAAGAGGGGCTGGAAGTAATGCGCCATTCAGCTTCCCACCTTTTGGCTCAGGCTGTGAAGAATCTTTTCCCGGGAACCATTCTGGGTATCGGTCCCGCGATTGCCAATGGTTTTTACTATGACTTTGACTCTGAATACACTTTCACACCTGAGGATTTAGGCAAGATCGAAGAGGAGATGCGCAAACTGGCCAAGAACGATTATCAGTTTGAACGCCGTGAGGTTACCCGTGAAGAAGCGATTGACTATTTCCAAAATAAAGGGGAAAAATACAAAGTAGAATTGATTAATGATCTCCCCAAAGATGCCAGAATATCCATGTACACGCAGGGGGATTTTACAGACCTCTGTGCCGGACCGCATGTTCCCGGAACAAAGGTATTGAAGGCCTTCAAATTGCAGAGCCTCGCTGGTGCATACTGGCGCGGCAGCGAGAAGAACAAAATGCTTCAGAGAATTTACGGTTTAGCTTTTGCCAAGACCTCTGATCTTGAGGATTATTTATTTAAGCTGGAAGAAGCCAAAAGGCGTGACCACCGGAAGCTTGGGATGGAGCTTGACCTTTTCAGTCTGCACGATGAAGGTCCTGGCTTTCCGTTCTTTCATCCGAAGGGTATGGTCTTAAGGAATACGCTGGAAGATTTCTGGCGCAGAGAGCACCAGAAAAGAGGCTATGTCGAGATCAGAACGCCTATCATTTTGAATACAGCTCTCTGGCAGCAGTCCGGGCACTGGGATCATTATAAGGAGAACATGTATTTCACCAAAATAGACAATGAGGACTATGCCGTTAAACCGATGAACTGTCCCGGCGGTATGATTATGTACAAGACGAAACTGCGCAGCTATCGGGACCTGCCGATCCGCTGCGGAGAGCTAGGTCTGGTGCACAGGCATGAACTATCGGGTGCTCTGCATGGTTTGTTGAGAGTAAGAAACTTTACACAGGATGATGCCCATATTTTTATGCTGCCGTCCCAGATCAAAGATGAGATCATTGGGGTCATTAATTTAGTTGATTATTTTTATAAAATATTTGGCTTTGCGTACCATGTTGAGCTTTCCACCCGGCCGGAGGATTCCATGGGCTCGGATCAGGATTGGGAAATGGCGACGAATGCCCTAAGAGATGCTTTAGAGGCCAAAGGGATGGATTACAAAATTAATCCTGGTGATGGAGCCTTCTACGGACCGAAAATTGATTTTCACCTGAAGGATTGTCTCGACAGAACCTGGCAGTGCGGAACCATCCAGTTGGATTTCCAGATGCCGGAGCGGTTCGACCTGACCTACATTGGGGAAGACGGGGATAAGCACCGTCCTGTTATGATCCACAGGGTTGTTTACGGAAGTATCGAGCGTTTTATTGCACTTCTGACCGAGCAGTACGCCGGCGCTTTCCCTGTTTGGCTTTCGCCTGAGCAGGTGCGCATTCTGCCGATCAGTGACAAGCACAGCGCCTATGCTGAAAAAGTCAAGGGGCTGCTTATGGATCGGGATATCCGCACCGCGCTTGATGAACGCCGGGAGAAAATCAACTATAAGATCAGGGAAGTACAGACAGATAAAATACCTTTTGCTTTGGTCGTCGGAGATAAGGAAGCCGAAGAGGGTACGGTATCCGTCCGTCGTTATGGAGAGCAGAAGACCAGCGTCATGGAATTGGAAGATTTTATTTCCTTGATTCAGGACGAAATAAGTACCAAAAAAATTTCGGCAGGCAATCAGGCTTGA
- a CDS encoding HD domain-containing protein, with amino-acid sequence MVAFFLIRRVETKTTAGGNRYLDIVLGDAGGEITARMWDCKQEDETLYQSNMLVKIKGSMAEWQGKKQVKIDKIRAVVEDDQVDINAFIPVAPYSPEAMYAELLQYLAGMENVKIRETVQLLLTEAGEKLLIHPAAVQNHHALRSGLLYHTLTMLKAGEKLADVYTFLDKDLLYAGIMLHDVAKLDEIDANALGIATEYTVEGQLLGHIVQGIKKIEKAADKVGLDEETSLLLQHMLLSHHYEPEFGSPKRPMFPEAEILHYLDIIDARMFDMEKALNETEPGYFTDRLWTLNNRRLYKR; translated from the coding sequence TTGGTTGCATTTTTCTTGATTCGCAGGGTTGAAACGAAGACTACGGCTGGCGGAAACCGGTATCTTGATATCGTCTTAGGTGACGCCGGCGGGGAAATAACCGCAAGGATGTGGGACTGCAAGCAGGAAGATGAAACACTGTATCAAAGCAACATGCTTGTAAAGATCAAAGGCAGTATGGCGGAATGGCAAGGCAAGAAACAAGTTAAGATCGATAAAATCCGTGCAGTTGTTGAGGACGATCAAGTTGACATTAATGCGTTTATACCTGTGGCGCCGTATAGTCCAGAAGCAATGTACGCTGAGCTTCTGCAATACCTCGCCGGGATGGAGAATGTCAAAATAAGAGAAACCGTTCAGCTTCTTCTGACGGAAGCCGGAGAGAAACTGCTGATTCATCCGGCTGCTGTGCAGAATCATCATGCCTTAAGGTCGGGACTGCTGTATCATACGCTGACAATGCTTAAAGCTGGAGAAAAACTAGCGGATGTCTATACTTTCCTGGATAAAGATCTTCTTTATGCCGGGATCATGCTGCACGATGTTGCCAAGCTTGATGAAATTGATGCCAACGCCCTCGGGATTGCTACGGAGTATACTGTTGAGGGGCAGCTGTTAGGCCATATTGTTCAAGGAATCAAGAAAATTGAAAAGGCTGCAGACAAAGTGGGTCTCGATGAGGAGACCAGTCTCCTTCTTCAGCATATGCTGCTTTCGCACCATTATGAGCCGGAATTTGGCAGTCCCAAGAGACCGATGTTTCCGGAGGCAGAAATCCTTCATTATCTGGATATCATTGACGCCAGGATGTTTGATATGGAGAAAGCCCTGAATGAAACCGAGCCGGGATATTTTACGGATAGGCTCTGGACGCTCAATAACAGAAGGTTATACAAGAGGTGA